Proteins from a genomic interval of Rhodococcus rhodochrous:
- a CDS encoding TauD/TfdA dioxygenase family protein, protein MISTTALSPSLGVEVTGLDSLDDERVVAQLLEALKWRGVLLVRGIHLDDEAQLAFSRKLGKVVMPAPGQEIFTVSLDPAKTPSAEYLKGTFHWHIDDTTNEVPAKATTLTARHVAMVGGGTEFASTYAAYENLPDHEKKRYEGLRVVHSFEAAQRLVYPDPTEEQVARWRALAPRESSLVWERRDGRRSLVIGATADHIVGMRPEESRELLDELLAWTTQERFSYSHEWAVGDLVVWDNTGMLHRALPYDPSSERLMRRTTIVGDEPWQ, encoded by the coding sequence GTGATCAGCACTACAGCCCTCAGCCCGTCACTCGGTGTGGAAGTCACTGGCCTGGACAGCCTCGACGACGAGCGTGTGGTCGCCCAGCTGCTCGAAGCACTCAAATGGCGTGGCGTACTTCTTGTTCGCGGTATTCACCTCGACGACGAGGCCCAGCTCGCCTTCAGCCGCAAGCTCGGCAAGGTCGTCATGCCCGCCCCCGGGCAGGAGATCTTCACCGTCTCGCTCGACCCCGCCAAGACGCCGTCGGCCGAATACCTCAAAGGCACGTTCCACTGGCACATCGACGACACCACCAACGAGGTGCCGGCGAAGGCCACCACGCTCACCGCCCGCCACGTCGCAATGGTCGGTGGCGGAACGGAATTCGCCAGCACCTACGCCGCCTACGAGAATCTTCCCGACCACGAGAAGAAGCGGTACGAAGGCCTGCGTGTCGTCCACAGCTTCGAAGCCGCCCAGCGGCTCGTCTACCCCGATCCGACCGAAGAGCAGGTGGCGCGCTGGCGCGCCCTCGCGCCGCGTGAATCGTCGCTGGTGTGGGAACGCCGCGACGGTCGTCGGTCCCTCGTCATCGGTGCCACCGCAGACCACATCGTCGGCATGCGCCCCGAGGAGAGCCGCGAACTCCTCGACGAACTGCTCGCCTGGACCACCCAGGAACGCTTCTCCTACTCCCACGAATGGGCCGTGGGCGATCTCGTCGTCTGGGACAACACCGGCATGCTGCACCGGGCACTGCCCTACGACCCGTCGTCCGAGCGCCTCATGCGCCGCACCACGATCGTCGGTGACGAACCGTGGCAGTGA
- a CDS encoding aldehyde dehydrogenase family protein, translating into MSVQENGATAVADTATTEVTKRLLIDGKLVTAERTFASYNPATGELVGHAPDAGVEEAEAAIRAARRAFDTTTWSTDVEFRIKCLDQLYQALRDNIEELRELTIAEVGAPRILTYGNQLDAPIEIVKYYADLLRTTEFTEDLGEVDFRGQPHRRWVEKEAAGVVAAIVAYNYPTQLAMAKLPAALAAGCTIVLKGAPDTPLVTQALAEVIAEHTDIPAGVVNIISSSQVAPGELMTTHPDVDVVTFTGSTPVGKKIMAAAADSLKKVFLELGGKSALIVLEDADFATAAQFAAFSICSHAGQGCALTTRLLVPRDKHDEIVAQVAGMMQNVPYGDPSNPKIYMGPVISEKQREKIHGMVERAVADGATLVTGGEKVDPGWFYKPTLLANVDPDSEIAQEEVFGPVLAVIPFDGDDDAVRIANNSKYGLSGGVLTADEERGIAIGRRIRTGTFSVNGGNYFSPDVPFGGYKQSGIGREMGRAGLEEFQQLKAFSKVVTS; encoded by the coding sequence ATGTCAGTGCAGGAGAACGGAGCCACCGCGGTGGCCGACACCGCGACCACCGAAGTGACGAAGCGGCTGCTGATCGACGGGAAGCTCGTCACCGCCGAGCGCACGTTCGCGTCCTACAACCCGGCGACCGGCGAACTGGTGGGACATGCTCCCGACGCAGGCGTCGAGGAAGCCGAAGCCGCCATCCGCGCAGCGCGACGCGCATTCGACACGACCACCTGGTCGACCGACGTCGAGTTCCGGATCAAGTGCCTCGATCAGCTCTACCAGGCCCTGCGCGACAACATCGAGGAACTGCGCGAACTGACGATCGCCGAGGTAGGCGCCCCGCGGATTCTCACCTACGGCAACCAGCTCGACGCGCCGATCGAGATCGTGAAGTACTACGCCGACCTGCTGCGCACCACCGAGTTCACCGAAGACCTCGGCGAGGTCGATTTCCGAGGACAGCCGCACCGTCGCTGGGTGGAGAAGGAGGCTGCCGGCGTCGTCGCCGCGATCGTCGCCTACAACTACCCGACCCAGCTGGCGATGGCGAAGCTCCCCGCGGCGCTCGCCGCAGGCTGCACGATCGTGCTCAAGGGCGCACCCGACACTCCGCTCGTCACCCAGGCTCTCGCCGAGGTCATCGCCGAGCACACCGACATCCCGGCCGGCGTCGTCAACATCATCTCGTCGTCGCAGGTCGCACCGGGCGAGCTCATGACCACCCATCCGGACGTCGACGTCGTCACCTTCACCGGTTCGACCCCCGTGGGCAAGAAGATCATGGCCGCCGCCGCCGACTCGCTCAAGAAGGTCTTCCTCGAGCTCGGAGGCAAGTCGGCCCTCATCGTGCTCGAGGACGCCGACTTCGCGACCGCCGCACAGTTCGCCGCCTTCAGCATCTGCTCGCACGCCGGACAGGGATGCGCGCTGACGACGCGTCTGCTCGTCCCCCGCGACAAGCACGACGAGATCGTCGCGCAGGTCGCCGGGATGATGCAGAACGTGCCCTACGGCGATCCGTCGAACCCGAAGATCTACATGGGCCCGGTCATCAGCGAGAAGCAACGCGAGAAGATCCACGGCATGGTCGAGCGCGCCGTGGCGGACGGCGCGACCCTCGTCACCGGTGGCGAGAAGGTCGATCCGGGCTGGTTTTACAAGCCCACCCTGCTCGCGAACGTCGACCCCGACAGCGAGATCGCACAGGAGGAGGTCTTCGGACCGGTCCTCGCCGTCATCCCGTTCGACGGCGACGACGATGCCGTGCGGATCGCCAACAACTCCAAGTACGGCCTGTCCGGTGGTGTGCTCACCGCCGACGAGGAGCGCGGCATCGCGATCGGACGCCGGATCCGCACCGGCACCTTCTCCGTCAACGGCGGCAACTACTTCAGCCCCGACGTCCCGTTCGGCGGTTACAAGCAGTCCGGCATCGGCCGTGAGATGGGCAGGGCCGGACTCGAGGAGTTCCAGCAGCTCAAGGCGTTCTCGAAGGTGGTGACGTCGTGA
- a CDS encoding SDR family NAD(P)-dependent oxidoreductase has protein sequence MKTAVVTGGSSGIGKAIAERLRKDGHQVAVLDLNPSGEELEYKVDVSDRAQVDDAFTRIREQLGPVTILVNGAGLELYKRFHNIDYATWQKVVDVNLGGVFHCVQAALPDMLEAGWGRIVNISSSSAQSGQQFMTAYVSSKAGVNGLTKSLALEYGPSGITVNAVPPGFVETPMLHRSAEKGLLGGTIDEHIQRTPVRRVGQPEDIAAACSFLISEEAGYITGQILGVNGGRNT, from the coding sequence GTGAAGACAGCGGTCGTCACGGGCGGAAGCTCCGGAATCGGCAAGGCAATCGCCGAACGCCTGCGCAAGGACGGCCACCAGGTCGCGGTGCTCGATCTCAACCCCTCCGGTGAGGAGCTCGAGTACAAGGTCGACGTCTCCGACCGCGCACAGGTCGACGACGCCTTCACCCGGATCCGCGAGCAGCTCGGCCCCGTCACGATTCTCGTCAACGGCGCGGGTCTCGAGCTCTACAAGCGCTTCCACAACATCGACTACGCGACCTGGCAGAAGGTTGTCGACGTCAACCTCGGCGGCGTCTTCCACTGCGTGCAGGCCGCCCTGCCCGACATGCTCGAGGCCGGCTGGGGACGCATCGTCAACATCTCGTCGTCGAGCGCGCAGTCGGGTCAGCAGTTCATGACCGCCTACGTCTCGTCCAAGGCCGGCGTCAACGGACTCACCAAATCACTTGCGCTGGAATACGGTCCGTCCGGCATCACCGTCAACGCCGTACCGCCGGGCTTCGTCGAGACCCCCATGCTGCACCGCTCCGCCGAGAAGGGTCTGCTCGGCGGCACCATCGACGAACACATCCAGCGCACCCCGGTCCGCCGCGTCGGGCAGCCCGAGGACATCGCCGCCGCGTGTTCCTTCCTGATCTCCGAAGAAGCCGGATACATCACCGGTCAGATCCTCGGGGTCAACGGTGGGCGCAACACCTGA